Proteins encoded by one window of uncultured Methanobrevibacter sp.:
- a CDS encoding acetyl-CoA carboxylase biotin carboxylase subunit codes for MFEKILIANRGEIAIRVMRACRELDIESVAIYSDADTTSLYTNYADESYPLGNPSPAKSYLNIDKIIDIALESGADAIHPGYGFLAENPKFGEECEKNGIKLIGPSGKVIHEMGDKITSKALMKKAGVPVIEGTPEGVTDINEAKEIARQIGYPVIVKASAGGGGIGMRAVYEEDELVRAIESTQSVASTNFGDSTVFIEKYLEKPRHIEFQLLADEHGNVIHVADRECSIQRRHQKLLEEAPSPIMTEELRAEMGASAVKAAEYIGYTSAGTVEFLYDNGQYYFLEMNTRIQVEHPITELVTNTDLIKEQIKIANGDELTYEQKDIQVSGHAIECRINAEDPLNDFAPNPGKITGYRSPGGPGVRLDSGVYMNYTIPTFYDSMISKLVTWGRTRDDSIARMKRALSEYIILGVKTTIPFHKAILRNPNFISGDLNTHFIDQYRNGIESEMVNVIAEDLENVNKMKSTFMPSKKIAAISAAVGSYLNTAKNQQMNKK; via the coding sequence ATGTTTGAAAAGATATTAATTGCAAATAGAGGAGAAATTGCAATAAGAGTTATGCGTGCCTGTCGTGAACTTGATATCGAAAGTGTAGCAATATACTCTGATGCAGATACAACTTCCCTTTATACAAACTATGCTGACGAAAGTTATCCTTTAGGTAATCCTTCACCAGCAAAGTCTTATTTAAATATAGATAAAATCATCGACATTGCTCTTGAATCTGGAGCAGATGCTATCCACCCAGGTTATGGATTTTTAGCTGAAAATCCTAAATTTGGAGAAGAGTGTGAAAAAAATGGAATTAAACTTATTGGACCAAGTGGAAAAGTAATTCACGAAATGGGAGATAAAATAACTTCCAAAGCACTTATGAAAAAAGCAGGAGTTCCTGTTATTGAAGGTACACCTGAAGGAGTTACCGATATTAATGAAGCTAAAGAAATAGCCAGGCAAATTGGATACCCTGTAATTGTAAAAGCATCTGCAGGAGGTGGGGGAATTGGTATGCGTGCTGTTTACGAAGAAGATGAATTAGTACGTGCAATTGAATCTACCCAATCTGTTGCTTCTACAAATTTCGGAGATTCAACTGTATTTATTGAAAAATATCTTGAAAAACCTAGACATATTGAATTCCAATTATTAGCAGATGAACATGGAAATGTTATCCATGTAGCTGATAGGGAATGTTCCATTCAAAGAAGACATCAAAAATTACTTGAAGAAGCTCCTTCTCCAATTATGACTGAAGAACTCAGAGCTGAAATGGGTGCTAGTGCTGTAAAAGCTGCAGAATACATTGGTTATACTAGCGCAGGTACTGTTGAATTTTTATATGATAATGGCCAGTATTATTTCTTAGAAATGAACACACGTATCCAAGTAGAACACCCAATTACAGAACTTGTTACTAATACTGATTTAATTAAAGAACAAATAAAAATAGCTAATGGTGATGAGCTTACTTACGAACAAAAAGATATTCAAGTATCTGGTCATGCAATTGAATGTCGTATTAATGCTGAAGACCCCTTAAATGACTTTGCACCAAATCCAGGTAAAATTACGGGGTACAGATCACCTGGAGGGCCAGGAGTACGTTTAGATAGCGGAGTTTATATGAATTATACTATTCCTACATTCTACGATTCAATGATTTCAAAATTAGTAACATGGGGAAGAACAAGAGATGACTCCATAGCTAGAATGAAACGTGCACTAAGTGAATATATTATCTTAGGAGTTAAAACTACAATTCCATTCCATAAAGCTATTTTAAGAAATCCTAACTTTATTAGTGGTGACTTAAACACTCACTTTATTGATCAATACAGAAATGGTATTGAAAGCGAAATGGTTAATGTAATTGCAGAAGACTTAGAAAATGTAAATAAAATGAAATCAACATTTATGCCAAGTAAAAAAATAGCTGCAATTTCTGCTGCTGTTGGATCTTATTTAAATACTGCTAAAAACCAACAAATGAATAAAAAATAA
- a CDS encoding biotin--[acetyl-CoA-carboxylase] ligase, translating to MQNEIIKLLKKEEKLSEETIAELSNIEISDFSDSVKELGKNETAYIKREEILKDLNTTYIGKDMYIFNEVMSTNTIAKFLSMNGVGNGAVVISEKQTKARGRSGKNWESPLGGVWLSIILNPNVTHSKIPLITLATGVAVENTLKRIGIQNAEIKWPNDILINDKKVCGILTEAITSFNTIESVIIGVGIDANITLKDFPEELKEKMTTLNKETGEKIDENLLIKTFLEEFEKISKQFMNEEYENILKEWRKHSYTIGKIVEVHEPFSKPYDGYVLGISRDGSLVVEKIDGTLEKVISGECVIKN from the coding sequence ATGCAAAACGAAATAATAAAGTTATTAAAAAAAGAAGAAAAATTATCTGAAGAGACTATTGCTGAATTAAGCAATATCGAAATTAGTGATTTTTCTGATTCAGTTAAAGAACTTGGAAAAAACGAAACTGCATATATAAAAAGAGAAGAAATCTTAAAAGATTTAAACACAACTTACATTGGTAAAGACATGTACATTTTCAACGAAGTAATGTCTACAAATACAATTGCAAAATTTTTATCAATGAATGGTGTTGGAAATGGTGCTGTTGTAATCTCTGAAAAACAAACAAAAGCCAGAGGAAGATCTGGTAAAAATTGGGAGTCTCCTCTTGGTGGTGTCTGGTTATCAATTATATTAAATCCAAATGTAACCCACTCAAAAATTCCATTAATTACTCTTGCAACAGGAGTGGCAGTTGAAAACACATTAAAAAGAATAGGCATCCAAAATGCTGAAATAAAATGGCCAAATGATATTTTAATCAATGACAAAAAAGTATGTGGTATTTTAACAGAGGCTATTACTAGTTTTAACACAATTGAAAGTGTTATCATTGGTGTTGGAATTGATGCTAATATAACTCTTAAAGATTTTCCTGAAGAATTAAAAGAAAAAATGACTACTTTAAATAAGGAAACTGGTGAAAAAATAGACGAAAACCTCTTAATTAAAACATTTTTAGAAGAATTTGAGAAAATTAGCAAACAATTCATGAATGAAGAATATGAAAATATTTTAAAAGAATGGAGAAAACACTCATATACCATTGGAAAAATTGTAGAAGTACATGAACCATTTAGCAAACCCTATGATGGCTACGTTTTAGGCATTAGTAGAGATGGATCATTAGTTGTAGAAAAAATTGATGGAACTTTAGAAAAAGTAATATCTGGAGAATGTGTTATCAAAAATTAA
- a CDS encoding TIGR03576 family pyridoxal phosphate-dependent enzyme, with product MIVNSSLDEVKKRENALSIIKNIIETKGRNELYDLTGLSGGFIASPDELSLLETYVGPAIFEDEIQEVGKKHLGGEKILPLNRTSSGILATILALVGERSNVVHYLAQLPAHPSIPRSCELVKANYFETDDFDKFQIPENTSLVVVTGSTMDHKVIDEDIFKKVIEMAHEQNIPVMVDDASGARLRTVVFNQKKACDLGADITITSTDKLMPGPRGGLMAGRKELVDKIKIKANQFGLEAQPPAILAMVNGIKNFNGENLIKGFSRKKELFELLNKKFTAFSETPTGVMISPEGLASEIKVSHNLSNNDLSFIFAFILLKEYGIITIPPVSMPGASATIRFDLSTKDAFKLNLNDLNKKIESSFNKLLEVIVNEDKCKEIVFNF from the coding sequence ATGATAGTTAACAGCTCTCTAGATGAAGTTAAAAAAAGAGAAAATGCTTTATCTATAATAAAAAATATCATTGAAACTAAAGGTCGTAATGAATTATATGATTTAACTGGTTTATCTGGAGGATTTATAGCTTCTCCGGATGAATTAAGTTTACTTGAAACTTATGTTGGACCAGCTATTTTTGAGGATGAAATTCAGGAAGTTGGAAAAAAACATTTAGGTGGAGAAAAAATTCTTCCACTTAATAGAACTTCTTCAGGTATATTGGCTACTATTCTTGCATTAGTTGGTGAAAGGTCTAATGTAGTGCATTATCTTGCTCAATTACCTGCTCATCCATCTATTCCAAGAAGTTGTGAGTTAGTTAAAGCTAATTATTTTGAAACTGATGATTTTGATAAATTTCAAATACCTGAAAATACTTCATTAGTTGTTGTTACAGGTTCAACAATGGATCACAAAGTAATTGATGAAGATATTTTTAAAAAAGTCATTGAAATGGCTCATGAACAAAATATTCCAGTTATGGTTGATGATGCATCAGGAGCTAGACTTAGAACTGTTGTATTTAATCAAAAGAAAGCTTGTGATTTAGGTGCGGATATTACTATTACTAGTACTGATAAGTTAATGCCAGGTCCTAGGGGGGGATTAATGGCTGGTCGTAAAGAGCTAGTTGATAAAATTAAGATTAAAGCTAATCAATTTGGTCTTGAAGCTCAACCTCCAGCAATTTTAGCTATGGTTAATGGTATTAAAAATTTCAATGGTGAAAATTTAATAAAAGGATTTTCAAGAAAAAAAGAATTATTTGAATTATTGAATAAAAAATTCACTGCTTTTAGTGAAACTCCAACTGGTGTTATGATTTCACCAGAAGGTTTAGCTAGTGAGATTAAAGTTTCACATAATTTATCAAATAATGATTTATCATTTATTTTTGCATTTATTTTGCTAAAAGAATATGGGATTATTACAATTCCTCCAGTTTCAATGCCTGGCGCATCTGCAACAATAAGATTTGATTTATCAACAAAGGATGCATTTAAGTTAAATTTAAATGATTTAAATAAAAAAATAGAATCTTCATTTAATAAATTACTTGAAGTAATTGTAAATGAAGATAAATGTAAAGAGATTGTGTTTAATTTTTGA
- a CDS encoding FumA C-terminus/TtdB family hydratase beta subunit, whose translation MEKNIKVPVKNEDLSDLRIGDVITLTGNIITARDQAHKRILEQGAPLDIEGAAIFHAGPIISKDENNYKMVAVGPTTSMRMNPYQSDVIDMGPKIVIGKGGMDDSVREALIKNNALYVVATGGCAALYVDAVEEIESVDWLDLGMPEAMWNLKVKDFGPLIVAMDSEGNSLYD comes from the coding sequence ATGGAAAAAAATATCAAAGTACCAGTTAAAAATGAAGATTTGTCTGATTTGAGAATTGGTGATGTAATTACTTTAACTGGAAATATTATAACTGCCAGAGACCAAGCACACAAAAGAATTTTAGAACAGGGCGCTCCATTAGATATTGAAGGTGCAGCTATATTTCATGCAGGACCTATTATATCTAAAGATGAAAATAATTATAAGATGGTAGCTGTAGGTCCAACTACTTCTATGAGAATGAATCCATATCAAAGTGATGTTATTGATATGGGACCTAAAATTGTCATTGGTAAAGGTGGAATGGATGACAGTGTAAGGGAAGCATTAATTAAAAATAATGCATTATATGTTGTAGCTACTGGAGGATGTGCTGCACTTTATGTTGATGCAGTTGAAGAAATTGAAAGTGTTGACTGGTTAGACTTAGGAATGCCTGAAGCTATGTGGAATTTGAAAGTTAAAGATTTTGGACCACTTATAGTAGCTATGGATAGTGAAGGTAATAGTTTATATGACTGA
- a CDS encoding DUF2070 family protein encodes MSSMSSVAGLSKYITTLPKTEKSIIAMFIISFISGSAYFLINPSTELGLIENIIFGGLFSLIILGTSSIIGGGVNQQIVSGLHGINLKIKHSMFLSTLSMTIICILLIIGGILTKLFKIDFFLNSLLFGCVLIYGVNTLVFWTTSKISFSKAATVGIIQPLIILAMYTLITFLVTDTSFLGSDLLQMTVKVIIASIIFILAIYSFITIAGSPLKKNLGIGMLDLLSLFIAHMNEGSNSLEALFENMSETVETMVTFISFKGKNGIKSLFISPFVHPGPLGDLGGSNMPTILANKFDHFTMVAHGPSTHDFNPIRTTEIDKIEDAVKEGLKEVEYSKNASIFTRYNSEKANIGVQFFNEGMIILSTFAPNDSDDIEFGVGLTMMTQSKSKCNVKDSIIVDCHNSFAPESGEVLPGNEEVFQLIDVIDKIQCNQKQDNLKIGCYEDVMNDLDKHDGIGESGIKTMIIEVANQRTAYVLFDSNNMEIGFRQEIIEATKDLDIDEIEVMTTDTHTVNTISRGYNPIGIVKRSEIIEYVQLSINEAIKDLEEVEVGTGTKRIKNLNTFGPNNSTELISTISSIVAVSKIIAPVLLITALVIVFIWIFYGGL; translated from the coding sequence ATGTCAAGTATGAGTAGTGTTGCAGGGTTATCTAAATATATTACAACCTTGCCCAAAACTGAAAAATCAATAATAGCTATGTTTATTATAAGCTTCATATCTGGATCAGCATACTTCTTAATTAATCCAAGTACAGAACTAGGATTAATAGAAAATATAATTTTTGGAGGATTATTTAGCTTAATAATACTTGGAACTAGTTCAATAATTGGTGGTGGTGTTAATCAACAGATTGTTAGTGGATTACATGGTATCAATCTAAAAATTAAACATTCAATGTTTTTATCAACACTTTCAATGACTATTATTTGTATTCTTTTAATAATTGGTGGAATTCTTACCAAATTATTTAAAATAGATTTCTTTTTGAATTCATTGTTATTTGGATGTGTTTTAATTTATGGAGTTAATACATTAGTATTTTGGACAACTTCAAAAATTAGTTTTAGCAAAGCAGCAACTGTGGGGATAATCCAACCATTAATTATATTGGCTATGTATACATTAATTACATTTTTAGTAACAGATACAAGTTTCTTAGGTTCTGATTTACTGCAAATGACTGTAAAAGTAATAATAGCTAGTATCATATTTATATTAGCAATTTATTCTTTTATTACAATAGCTGGATCTCCTTTAAAAAAAAATCTAGGCATTGGAATGCTAGATTTACTTAGCTTATTTATTGCACACATGAACGAAGGATCAAACTCTCTTGAAGCACTATTTGAAAATATGAGTGAAACCGTCGAAACAATGGTTACATTTATTAGTTTTAAAGGAAAAAATGGAATAAAATCATTATTTATTTCACCGTTTGTCCATCCAGGGCCATTAGGAGATTTAGGAGGTTCCAATATGCCAACAATACTTGCTAATAAATTTGACCACTTCACAATGGTAGCTCATGGACCTTCAACCCATGATTTTAATCCTATAAGAACTACTGAAATAGATAAAATAGAAGATGCTGTGAAAGAAGGTTTAAAAGAAGTAGAATATAGTAAAAATGCAAGTATTTTTACTAGATACAACTCCGAAAAAGCAAATATTGGAGTCCAATTCTTTAATGAGGGTATGATTATTTTAAGTACATTTGCTCCAAATGATAGTGACGATATTGAATTTGGAGTAGGCCTCACTATGATGACTCAAAGTAAAAGTAAATGTAATGTTAAAGATTCAATCATAGTTGATTGCCATAATTCTTTTGCACCAGAAAGTGGAGAAGTTTTACCTGGAAATGAAGAAGTATTTCAACTAATTGATGTTATAGATAAAATTCAATGCAATCAAAAACAAGACAACCTAAAAATAGGATGCTATGAAGATGTAATGAATGACTTAGACAAACATGATGGTATTGGTGAAAGTGGAATTAAAACTATGATTATAGAAGTAGCTAACCAAAGAACAGCATATGTCTTATTTGATTCAAACAATATGGAAATTGGATTTAGACAGGAAATTATTGAAGCAACAAAAGATTTAGATATTGATGAAATAGAAGTAATGACAACAGATACTCATACAGTTAATACAATATCTAGAGGTTATAACCCAATCGGAATTGTAAAAAGAAGCGAAATTATTGAATATGTACAACTCAGTATTAACGAAGCTATAAAAGATTTAGAAGAAGTTGAAGTTGGAACTGGAACTAAAAGAATTAAAAATCTTAATACATTTGGCCCTAATAACTCAACAGAATTAATTTCAACAATCAGTTCAATTGTTGCAGTTAGTAAAATTATAGCTCCAGTTTTATTAATTACTGCATTAGTAATTGTATTTATTTGGATATTTTATGGTGGCTTATAA
- the rqcH gene encoding ribosome rescue protein RqcH — MKPMSNVDIFTITDELNNLLTGARVDKSFQPTKDIVVMRFHVAGTGRIDLVMECGKRIHTSKYPLENPINPPVFPMLLRKRIKGANVVSITQHNFDRIVEIKVKKDKYYTIVVELFDKGNIILLDEEKNIILPLKRKRFSDRDISSKKEYQFPEKRGIDPINITENELKELFTNSKKDVVRTLAMNNLGSLYAEEIIERANEFETIDKHIQSKELTNNQIASLNKAIHLLFDNLQEEHFKPQIVKQENKEDVIAFDLVKYSNFEKKYFDNFNEACDEFYSKKVNNDIKNIKEAAWNKKVNKFEKRLKLQEETLNNFHKTIKTSQHKGEVIYSNYTTIENLVKVVVEAISKDYSYKEIGKILKEAKKNGMQEAELFESIDKMGVLTLKLNETSININPKLTIPENAEIYYEKSKKAKKKTKGATIAIENTKKQLEKIKAKKEVAMEHISIPKKRVKKNLKWYEKLRWFVTSDNVLVIGGRDAGTNEAIVKKYMDNNDIYLHADIHGATSTVIKLEDSKINDNILKESGEFAASFSTAWSKGFTTQDVFWVNPEQVSKTPEAGEFLPKGSFVIRGNRNYIRSAKVRIGIGIVDYEGKRLMAGPVDALEAHCDNFIVLKPGYTKKTAIAKKILHEINEEDLITLDDIIRVLPSGKCDIDEEYHLRKKYEKN, encoded by the coding sequence ATGAAACCTATGTCTAATGTAGACATTTTTACAATAACTGATGAATTAAATAATTTATTAACTGGTGCAAGAGTAGATAAATCATTTCAACCAACTAAGGATATTGTTGTAATGAGATTCCATGTAGCAGGAACTGGAAGAATTGATCTTGTAATGGAATGTGGTAAAAGAATCCACACCAGCAAATATCCTCTTGAAAATCCTATTAATCCACCTGTTTTTCCTATGCTTTTAAGAAAAAGAATAAAAGGTGCAAATGTAGTTAGTATAACACAGCATAATTTTGATAGAATTGTTGAAATTAAAGTTAAAAAAGATAAATATTATACCATTGTTGTTGAATTATTTGATAAAGGAAATATTATTCTTTTGGATGAAGAAAAAAATATTATACTTCCTCTTAAAAGAAAACGTTTTAGTGATAGAGACATTAGTTCTAAAAAAGAATACCAATTCCCAGAAAAAAGAGGAATTGACCCAATTAATATAACTGAAAATGAACTAAAAGAGTTATTTACTAATTCTAAAAAAGATGTAGTTCGAACTTTAGCTATGAACAATTTAGGGAGTTTGTATGCTGAAGAGATTATCGAAAGAGCAAACGAATTTGAAACAATTGATAAACATATACAATCTAAAGAACTAACTAACAATCAAATAGCTAGTTTAAATAAAGCAATACACTTATTATTTGACAACTTACAAGAAGAACACTTCAAACCACAAATAGTTAAACAAGAAAATAAAGAAGATGTAATTGCTTTTGATTTAGTGAAATATAGTAATTTTGAAAAAAAATACTTTGATAACTTTAATGAAGCATGTGATGAATTTTATTCTAAAAAAGTAAATAATGATATTAAAAACATCAAAGAAGCAGCATGGAATAAAAAAGTAAACAAGTTCGAAAAAAGATTAAAGTTACAAGAAGAAACACTTAATAATTTTCACAAAACTATTAAAACTAGCCAACATAAAGGAGAGGTAATCTATTCTAATTACACTACAATAGAAAATTTAGTAAAAGTTGTGGTCGAAGCTATAAGTAAAGACTATTCTTACAAGGAAATTGGAAAAATATTGAAAGAAGCTAAAAAAAATGGTATGCAAGAAGCAGAATTATTTGAATCAATTGATAAAATGGGTGTGTTAACACTTAAATTAAACGAAACTTCAATTAATATTAATCCTAAATTAACTATCCCTGAAAATGCTGAAATATACTATGAAAAATCTAAAAAAGCTAAAAAGAAAACAAAAGGTGCTACAATAGCTATCGAAAACACTAAAAAACAACTTGAAAAAATTAAAGCTAAAAAAGAAGTAGCAATGGAACACATATCAATCCCTAAAAAAAGAGTTAAGAAAAATCTTAAATGGTATGAAAAGTTAAGATGGTTTGTAACTTCCGATAATGTTTTAGTAATTGGTGGGAGGGACGCAGGTACTAATGAAGCTATTGTAAAAAAATATATGGATAATAATGATATTTATTTACATGCAGATATACATGGTGCAACATCAACTGTAATAAAACTTGAAGACTCTAAAATAAATGATAATATCCTTAAAGAATCTGGAGAGTTTGCAGCATCATTTTCAACTGCTTGGTCAAAAGGTTTTACAACACAAGATGTATTTTGGGTCAATCCAGAACAAGTTTCAAAAACTCCAGAAGCTGGAGAATTTTTACCAAAAGGATCATTTGTAATAAGAGGAAATCGTAATTATATCCGAAGTGCGAAAGTTAGAATAGGAATTGGAATTGTAGATTATGAAGGTAAAAGACTAATGGCTGGACCTGTTGATGCACTTGAAGCACATTGTGATAATTTCATCGTGTTAAAACCAGGATATACGAAAAAAACAGCAATAGCGAAAAAAATACTTCATGAAATCAATGAAGAGGATTTAATAACATTAGATGATATAATTCGAGTTTTACCATCTGGAAAATGCGATATTGACGAAGAATATCATTTAAGAAAAAAATATGAAAAGAATTAA
- a CDS encoding metal-dependent hydrolase — protein MEIRWLGHSAFEIITDEGLDILIDPFISNNPSCQIPVEEFNPDIILVTHGHSDHFGDAMEISNSNNVPIAAIHEISLFLSKQGINNIGVNVGGSFVYRGVKFTMLEARHSSALDILEEPLPAGNAASFLITLEDGTKLFHAGDTGLFGDMKTIIGEIYKPDILLVPIGDKFTMGPFEAALATRWINSKVAIPMHYNTFPPIEQDPSIYAKFVSQLNPNIDVVILNSGEYFEYNPENYQD, from the coding sequence ATGGAAATTAGATGGTTAGGTCATTCTGCTTTTGAAATAATTACTGATGAAGGATTAGATATTTTAATTGATCCATTTATTAGTAATAATCCAAGTTGTCAAATACCTGTGGAAGAATTTAATCCAGATATTATATTAGTTACTCATGGTCATTCTGATCATTTTGGAGATGCAATGGAAATTTCTAATTCAAATAATGTTCCAATAGCTGCAATTCATGAAATTTCTTTATTTTTATCAAAACAAGGAATTAATAATATTGGAGTAAATGTTGGGGGCTCTTTTGTATATAGGGGAGTTAAATTCACTATGCTTGAAGCAAGACATTCTTCAGCATTAGATATTCTTGAAGAACCTCTTCCGGCAGGTAATGCTGCTAGTTTTTTAATAACTTTGGAAGATGGAACTAAATTATTCCATGCAGGAGACACTGGTTTATTTGGAGACATGAAAACAATTATTGGTGAAATTTATAAACCTGATATTTTATTAGTTCCTATTGGAGATAAATTTACTATGGGTCCTTTTGAGGCAGCATTAGCTACTCGATGGATTAACTCTAAAGTAGCTATTCCAATGCATTATAATACATTTCCACCAATAGAGCAAGATCCATCTATTTATGCTAAATTTGTTAGTCAATTAAATCCAAATATTGATGTGGTTATTTTAAATTCTGGTGAATATTTTGAATATAATCCTGAAAATTATCAGGATTAA
- a CDS encoding class III signal peptide-containing protein → MKILEKINNEKSGQGAAEYILLFGGVIVIAIFALTIYKSYMQTSDNNLKVKDDISEVRRTVRENNSILG, encoded by the coding sequence ATGAAAATTTTAGAAAAAATCAATAATGAAAAGTCAGGGCAAGGAGCAGCAGAATATATTTTATTATTTGGAGGAGTGATAGTGATAGCTATTTTTGCATTAACCATTTATAAATCATATATGCAAACAAGTGACAATAATCTAAAAGTAAAAGACGATATATCTGAAGTTAGAAGAACTGTACGTGAAAACAATAGCATACTTGGATAA
- the fwdF gene encoding tungsten-dependent formylmethanofuran dehydrogenase subunit FwdF — MFNVERYGEETRKLSHNNDRCVGCGICTNVCPTSSLRLGPIVPIARGLIEMDLVSVTQNTCVLCGLCSVACPFDALSLMINGNDIKETGNYPVWKVESEINNDDCIYCGRCYSACPRDSILFERELPSREDLVIGEINIDDGKCVYCNICAEMCPAEAITLTNNQEFSTDNLNNVISVDTSKCVYCGVCKRACPQDAIMEVCSTCMLQDQIKAPEINGTAIILEDGCVNCSWCEKVCPVDTINVTKPFEGTLSLVETEEATCKGDACHACQDVCPCNAIEITDNKAVTNLDYCNLCGACVNACPQNIREVTRTSMKLCNINSESWRDILTTNLLN, encoded by the coding sequence ATGTTTAATGTTGAGAGATACGGGGAAGAAACCCGTAAGTTATCCCATAACAATGATAGGTGTGTAGGTTGTGGAATTTGTACTAATGTATGTCCAACATCTTCTTTAAGATTAGGACCTATTGTACCAATTGCACGTGGTTTAATTGAAATGGATTTAGTTTCTGTAACTCAAAACACTTGTGTTTTATGTGGTTTATGTTCTGTTGCATGTCCTTTTGATGCATTATCATTAATGATTAATGGTAATGATATTAAAGAAACTGGAAATTATCCAGTATGGAAAGTTGAATCAGAAATTAATAATGATGACTGTATATATTGTGGAAGATGTTATTCTGCTTGTCCAAGAGATTCTATATTATTTGAAAGAGAGTTACCATCTAGAGAAGATTTAGTTATTGGTGAAATTAATATAGATGATGGTAAATGTGTTTATTGTAATATTTGTGCAGAAATGTGTCCTGCAGAAGCTATTACTTTAACTAATAATCAAGAATTCTCTACAGATAATCTTAATAATGTTATTAGTGTTGATACTTCTAAATGTGTTTATTGTGGAGTTTGTAAAAGAGCTTGTCCTCAAGATGCAATCATGGAAGTATGTTCAACATGTATGCTTCAAGATCAAATTAAAGCTCCGGAAATTAATGGTACTGCAATCATTCTTGAAGATGGTTGTGTAAATTGTTCATGGTGTGAAAAAGTTTGTCCTGTTGATACTATAAACGTAACTAAACCATTTGAAGGAACTTTAAGTTTAGTTGAAACAGAAGAAGCAACTTGTAAAGGTGATGCATGTCATGCTTGTCAAGATGTTTGTCCATGCAATGCAATAGAAATTACTGATAATAAAGCAGTTACTAATTTAGATTATTGTAATTTATGTGGTGCTTGTGTCAATGCATGTCCACAAAACATTAGGGAAGTTACAAGAACTTCAATGAAATTATGCAATATCAACTCCGAATCTTGGAGGGATATTTTAACTACTAATCTTTTAAATTAG
- a CDS encoding 4Fe-4S binding protein: MAVKIDSDLCGHIENCPVQGLCVKICEQGALIEENGDVTIVPEKCDDCDLCIQNCPNQAISKA, encoded by the coding sequence ATGGCAGTAAAAATAGATTCAGATCTTTGTGGTCACATTGAAAATTGTCCTGTCCAAGGTTTATGTGTAAAGATTTGTGAACAAGGCGCACTCATTGAAGAAAATGGTGATGTAACTATTGTCCCTGAAAAATGTGATGACTGCGACCTTTGTATCCAAAATTGTCCTAATCAAGCTATATCTAAAGCATGA
- a CDS encoding phosphopantetheine adenylyltransferase, producing MVYKKYKKIAVGGTFDKFHDGHKKLLTTAFDLGEEVEIGVTSNAFGGLKGDIDSCKDRMKSLKDFFWDKSNYTVMVLDDAYGTTIFDENFDAIVVSEETEPVAVEINEIRVSKGMSPLDIVVVSFVLADDGNPISSTRIRSGEINKKGNILK from the coding sequence ATGGTTTATAAAAAATATAAGAAAATAGCTGTTGGGGGGACTTTTGATAAGTTCCACGATGGACATAAAAAGTTACTTACAACTGCTTTTGACCTTGGTGAAGAAGTTGAAATTGGTGTAACTTCTAATGCTTTTGGTGGTCTTAAAGGAGATATAGATTCTTGTAAGGACAGGATGAAATCTCTTAAAGACTTCTTTTGGGATAAATCTAATTATACTGTAATGGTATTGGATGATGCTTATGGAACTACAATATTTGATGAAAATTTTGATGCAATTGTTGTTAGTGAAGAAACTGAACCTGTTGCAGTTGAAATTAATGAAATAAGAGTTTCCAAAGGGATGTCTCCATTAGATATTGTTGTTGTTAGTTTTGTTTTAGCTGATGATGGTAATCCTATTTCGTCTACACGAATTAGGAGTGGTGAAATTAATAAAAAAGGAAATATTTTAAAATAG